A portion of the Helicobacter pylori NQ4053 genome contains these proteins:
- a CDS encoding Alw26I/Eco31I/Esp3I family type II restriction endonuclease: protein MPRNTKLLHPDFINYMYSIINHPNYSGLPIKNKNNGEYIWLAPADTEIGKDRIKWCINKAYELKLIGDISQSYPGIYADVMLKIHPTKYKICQICGKSMSLFYHYPSKNFLKSLNDTFNSYYTICDHISFIWDDLMMNGVNKIDLASFFIEKGDLNLNHQTATKDEIINSLEYACRKGNKKCLGPGAMSNFPDRFDGFHSYNRCCREIQDLGRSQENLRTYTKDRRAYEYWSDGNIHAANQFMGSNFFNGISADHIGPISLGFIHDPLYLQPMLSGENSSKRDRLTIIDIENIIKIQNRTGVYPISWYSIRLWDYIQNNYKNKSDKTLLLYRDMLKQNVMNFMFILYSILTLCPKNGKNFLIQAFLEPKRNYFNWTYNFNNMGEVVSQKPRHFTVRNQDEFDRYKRIALESVFEYNKKDNRKNNSDLNSGECVKLAQIRQYIEANAPNAQVITLFNELMAMIQIRLISKYQEL, encoded by the coding sequence GTGCCACGAAATACAAAATTATTACATCCAGATTTTATTAACTACATGTATTCTATTATAAACCATCCAAATTACAGCGGTCTTCCAATAAAAAATAAAAACAATGGAGAATATATATGGCTTGCACCAGCTGATACTGAAATAGGAAAAGACAGGATAAAATGGTGTATTAATAAAGCATATGAGCTAAAACTTATTGGTGATATAAGTCAATCATATCCAGGAATATATGCTGATGTGATGTTGAAAATTCATCCTACAAAATATAAAATTTGTCAAATTTGTGGAAAGAGTATGTCTTTATTTTATCATTATCCTAGCAAAAATTTTCTAAAATCATTGAACGACACATTTAATAGCTACTACACAATATGTGACCATATTTCTTTTATATGGGATGACCTTATGATGAATGGTGTTAACAAAATAGATTTGGCTAGTTTTTTTATTGAAAAAGGCGATTTAAATTTAAATCATCAAACAGCAACAAAAGATGAAATAATTAATAGTCTTGAATATGCTTGTAGAAAAGGCAATAAAAAGTGTCTTGGTCCAGGTGCTATGTCAAATTTTCCAGATAGATTTGATGGTTTTCATTCTTACAATAGATGTTGTAGAGAAATACAAGATTTAGGTAGGTCGCAAGAAAATTTAAGAACCTATACAAAAGATAGGAGAGCTTATGAATATTGGAGTGATGGCAATATTCACGCAGCAAACCAATTTATGGGAAGTAATTTTTTTAATGGAATATCAGCCGACCATATAGGACCAATTTCTCTCGGTTTTATACACGACCCTTTATATTTGCAACCAATGTTAAGTGGAGAAAATTCATCAAAAAGAGACAGATTAACAATAATAGATATAGAAAATATAATAAAAATTCAAAATAGAACAGGCGTGTATCCAATATCGTGGTATTCAATAAGATTATGGGACTATATACAGAATAACTACAAAAACAAGTCAGATAAAACATTATTGCTGTATAGGGATATGCTGAAACAAAATGTGATGAATTTTATGTTTATATTATATTCTATTTTGACTTTATGCCCAAAAAATGGTAAGAATTTTCTAATTCAAGCATTTTTAGAACCAAAACGCAATTATTTTAACTGGACTTATAACTTTAACAATATGGGGGAAGTTGTTTCTCAAAAACCTAGACATTTTACTGTGAGAAATCAAGATGAGTTTGATAGGTATAAAAGAATAGCATTAGAATCCGTATTCGAATATAACAAAAAAGATAATCGTAAAAACAATAGCGATTTAAATAGCGGTGAATGTGTTAAATTGGCTCAAATTCGTCAATATATTGAAGCAAATGCTCCAAATGCACAAGTAATTACATTATTTAATGAACTTATGGCGATGATACAAATAAGATTGATTAGTAAATATCAAGAACTTTAA
- a CDS encoding bifunctional 2-C-methyl-D-erythritol 4-phosphate cytidylyltransferase/2-C-methyl-D-erythritol 2,4-cyclodiphosphate synthase gives MSLIRVNGEAFKLSLESLEEDPFETKETLETLIKQTSVVLLAAGESKRFSQTIKKQWLRSNHTPLWLSVYESFKEALDFKEIILVVSGLDYIYIQRHYPKIKLVKGGASRQESVRNALKVIDSAYTLTSDVARGLANMETLKSLFLTLQQTSHYCIAPYLPCYDTAIYYNEALDREAIKLIQTPQLSHTKALQSALNQGDFKDESSAILQAFPDRVSYIEGSKNLHKLTTSGDLKHFALFFNPAKDTFIGMGFDTHAFVKNKPMVLGGVVLDCEFGLRAHSDGDALLHAVIDAVLGAIKGGDIGEWFPDNDPKYKNASSKELLKIVLDFSQSIGFELLEMGATIFSEIPKITPYKPAILENLSQLLGLEKSQISLKATTMEKMGFIGKQEGLLVQAHASMRYQQKL, from the coding sequence ATGTCTTTGATTAGAGTGAATGGGGAAGCTTTTAAACTCTCTTTAGAAAGTTTAGAAGAAGACCCTTTTGAAACTAAAGAAACGCTAGAAACGCTTATCAAACAAACGAGCGTTGTTTTATTGGCTGCTGGGGAGTCTAAGCGTTTTTCTCAAACCATCAAAAAGCAGTGGTTACGCTCTAATCATACCCCCTTATGGCTCAGCGTGTATGAGAGCTTTAAAGAAGCCCTAGACTTTAAGGAAATCATTTTAGTCGTAAGCGGATTGGATTATATTTATATCCAACGCCATTACCCCAAAATCAAGCTTGTAAAAGGCGGGGCATCAAGGCAAGAATCCGTGCGTAACGCTTTAAAAGTAATTGATAGCGCTTACACGCTCACCAGCGATGTGGCTAGGGGTTTAGCCAATATGGAAACGCTTAAAAGCTTGTTTTTAACTCTCCAACAAACGAGCCATTATTGCATCGCTCCTTACTTGCCTTGCTATGACACAGCGATCTATTATAACGAGGCTTTAGATAGAGAAGCGATCAAACTCATTCAAACCCCGCAATTAAGCCACACCAAAGCGCTCCAATCAGCCCTAAACCAAGGGGATTTTAAAGATGAAAGCAGCGCGATTTTACAAGCTTTCCCTGATCGTGTGAGTTATATTGAAGGCAGTAAAAATTTGCACAAACTCACCACGAGCGGCGATTTGAAACATTTCGCACTCTTTTTCAACCCAGCAAAAGACACTTTTATCGGCATGGGCTTTGATACGCATGCGTTTGTTAAAAATAAGCCTATGGTTTTAGGGGGGGTTGTTTTGGATTGCGAGTTTGGGTTAAGGGCTCACAGCGATGGCGATGCTTTGTTGCATGCAGTTATTGATGCGGTTTTAGGAGCGATTAAAGGGGGGGATATTGGCGAATGGTTCCCTGATAATGACCCCAAATACAAAAACGCCTCTTCTAAAGAGCTTTTAAAAATCGTGTTGGATTTTTCTCAAAGCATTGGGTTTGAATTGCTTGAAATGGGGGCGACCATCTTTAGCGAAATCCCTAAAATCACTCCTTACAAACCGGCGATTTTAGAGAATTTGAGCCAACTTTTAGGTTTAGAAAAATCTCAAATCAGCTTAAAAGCCACCACAATGGAAAAAATGGGGTTCATTGGCAAACAAGAAGGGCTGTTAGTCCAAGCGCATGCGAGCATGCGTTATCAACAAAAACTTTAA
- a CDS encoding Do family serine endopeptidase encodes MMKKTLFISLALALSLNAGNIQIQNMPKVKERISVPSKEDTIYSYHDSIKDSIKAVVNISTEKKIKNNFIGGGVFNDPFFQQFFGDLGGMIPKERMERALGSGVIISKDGYIVTNNHVIDGADKIKVTIPGSNKEYSATLVGTDSESDLAVIRITKDNLPTIKFSDSNDILVGDLVFAIGNPFGVGESVTQGIVSALNKSGIGINSYENFIQTDASINPGNSGGALIDSRGGLVGINTAIISKTGGNHGIGFAIPSNMVKDIVTQLIKTGKIERGYLGVGLQDLSGDLQNSYDNKEGAVVISVEKDSPAKKAGILVWDLITEVNGKKVKNTNELRNLIGSMLPNQRVTLKVIRDKKERAFTLTLAERKNPNKKETISAQNGAQGQLNGLQVEDLTQKTKRSMRLSDDVQGVLVSQVNENSPAEQAGFRQGNIITKIEEIEVKSVADFNHALEKYKGKPKRFLVLDLNQGYRIILVK; translated from the coding sequence ATGATGAAAAAAACCCTTTTTATCTCTTTGGCTTTAGCGTTAAGTTTGAATGCGGGCAATATCCAAATCCAAAACATGCCCAAAGTGAAAGAGCGAATAAGCGTCCCCTCTAAAGAGGATACGATCTATTCTTACCACGATTCCATTAAGGACTCTATTAAAGCGGTGGTGAATATCTCTACTGAAAAGAAGATTAAAAACAATTTTATAGGTGGCGGTGTGTTTAATGACCCCTTTTTTCAACAATTTTTTGGGGATTTGGGCGGCATGATCCCTAAAGAAAGAATGGAAAGGGCTTTAGGCAGCGGCGTCATCATTTCTAAAGATGGCTATATTGTAACTAATAACCATGTGATTGATGGTGCAGATAAGATTAAAGTTACTATTCCAGGGAGCAATAAAGAATATTCCGCTACTTTAGTAGGCACGGATTCTGAAAGCGATTTAGCGGTGATTCGCATCACTAAAGACAATTTACCCACGATCAAATTCTCTGATTCTAATGATATTTTAGTGGGCGATTTGGTTTTTGCGATCGGTAACCCTTTTGGCGTGGGCGAAAGCGTTACGCAAGGCATTGTTTCAGCGCTCAATAAAAGCGGGATTGGGATCAACAGCTATGAAAATTTCATTCAAACAGACGCTTCCATCAATCCTGGAAATTCCGGCGGCGCTTTAATTGATAGCCGTGGAGGGTTAGTGGGGATCAATACCGCTATTATCTCTAAAACTGGGGGCAATCACGGCATTGGCTTTGCCATCCCTTCTAACATGGTTAAAGATATTGTAACCCAGCTCATCAAAACCGGTAAGATTGAAAGAGGTTACTTGGGCGTGGGCTTGCAAGATTTGAGTGGCGATTTGCAAAATTCTTATGACAATAAAGAAGGAGCGGTGGTCATTAGCGTAGAAAAAGACTCTCCGGCTAAAAAAGCAGGGATTTTGGTGTGGGATTTGATCACTGAAGTCAATGGGAAAAAGGTTAAAAACACGAATGAGTTAAGAAATCTAATCGGCTCTATGCTGCCCAATCAAAGAGTAACCTTAAAAGTCATTAGAGACAAAAAAGAACGCGCCTTCACTCTCACTCTTGCCGAAAGGAAAAACCCTAACAAAAAAGAAACCATTTCTGCTCAAAACGGCGCGCAAGGCCAATTGAACGGGCTTCAAGTAGAAGATTTAACCCAAAAAACCAAAAGGTCTATGCGTTTGAGCGATGACGTTCAAGGGGTTTTAGTCTCTCAAGTGAATGAAAATTCCCCAGCAGAGCAAGCCGGCTTCAGGCAAGGCAACATCATCACAAAAATTGAAGAGATTGAAGTGAAAAGCGTTGCGGATTTTAACCATGCTTTAGAAAAATATAAAGGCAAACCCAAACGATTCTTAGTTTTAGACTTGAATCAAGGTTATAGGATCATTTTGGTGAAATGA
- a CDS encoding helix-turn-helix domain-containing protein, which produces MMILQNFGTAIRQLREKTGLSQEKFALSIDMDRTYYASVENGKRNISLKNIKKIADGLGVSLETLFQNLK; this is translated from the coding sequence ATGATGATTTTACAAAATTTTGGCACAGCAATAAGACAATTAAGAGAAAAAACTGGTTTAAGTCAAGAAAAATTTGCACTGTCAATCGATATGGATAGAACATATTATGCTTCTGTAGAAAACGGTAAAAGAAATATTTCTTTGAAAAATATTAAAAAAATTGCCGATGGTCTTGGCGTTTCTCTTGAAACACTATTTCAAAACCTAAAATAA
- a CDS encoding Eco57I restriction-modification methylase domain-containing protein, with protein MNNETLWNNIRTNSYQAEKEIESLTKKRTGSYYTDLYLTDVMMFELVSKLDVKPKKIYEFTFLEPCVGSGNFVFSYLKAVRNMIKTQEEAKKLINNIYVADINKQALGFYKKSLQLIVYDYWKITLDDTYFDSHIASGLVFDMSKNKIEYINIDDVFENKRFDIIATNPPYKNLKAEIKQYKREADYNSDKENIETLQKLLKRILNIQILVF; from the coding sequence ATGAACAACGAAACACTTTGGAACAATATACGAACAAATAGTTACCAAGCAGAAAAAGAGATAGAAAGCTTAACAAAAAAAAGGACAGGTAGTTATTACACAGATTTATATTTAACAGATGTGATGATGTTTGAACTGGTTTCTAAGTTAGATGTGAAGCCTAAAAAGATTTATGAATTTACTTTTTTAGAGCCTTGTGTAGGTTCAGGTAATTTTGTTTTTTCGTATCTAAAAGCAGTTCGGAATATGATAAAAACACAAGAAGAAGCAAAAAAACTAATCAATAATATATATGTAGCCGATATAAACAAACAGGCATTGGGGTTTTATAAAAAATCATTACAGCTTATCGTTTATGATTATTGGAAGATTACGCTAGATGATACTTATTTTGATTCCCATATAGCTTCGGGATTGGTTTTTGATATGTCAAAAAATAAAATTGAATACATAAATATTGATGATGTTTTTGAAAATAAAAGATTTGACATCATAGCAACAAATCCACCATATAAAAATCTTAAAGCTGAAATAAAACAATATAAGAGAGAAGCTGATTATAATAGCGATAAAGAAAATATAGAGACATTGCAAAAATTGTTAAAAAGAATTTTAAATATTCAAATACTGGTGTTTTAA
- the dcm gene encoding DNA (cytosine-5-)-methyltransferase, with protein sequence MKKYTIEFYNDIKNIIPTFTIEYAESILKKGVETYNCLDNLNDFESKVAMMIIKKYIALYNGYILNHTTSKLSDLDIEMIETVPQGGNWKHIRQETRQKSKRLQKIAQTGGRTTLYGRIDYNKPSYTITTCFNRPGNGTYVHPIHNRVISVREAARFQTFQDDYYFYGNKKEILNQVGNAVPVFLAYQIGKKIKDKIGCYKSVDLFCGAGGMTTGFKKAGIISLLGNDIDKSACITLKVNNPEINVLCGDITQQAIKNKISSIALEQGADIICGGPPCQGFSMAGFRADNDPRNQLFRDFIDVIKKVKPKIIVFENVEGLLSYQKGKIYKEIHQLFSELGYNTNGRVMFANEFGVSQKRRRVIIICARDDLNIMPSELFPQPITIEAKKQITAKDTIKDLEIIECSESAKYKSNNVNTATIDFLRNHLSYEDYIAKIQD encoded by the coding sequence ATGAAAAAATATACAATAGAGTTTTATAATGATATAAAAAATATAATTCCAACATTCACGATTGAATACGCTGAAAGCATACTGAAAAAAGGCGTGGAAACTTATAATTGTTTGGATAACTTGAACGATTTTGAATCAAAGGTTGCTATGATGATAATAAAAAAATATATCGCATTATATAATGGATATATATTAAATCACACAACATCTAAATTAAGCGATTTAGATATAGAAATGATAGAAACGGTTCCACAAGGTGGAAACTGGAAACATATTAGACAAGAAACCAGACAGAAATCAAAAAGACTTCAAAAAATAGCACAAACTGGTGGGAGAACTACATTGTATGGTAGAATTGACTACAACAAACCAAGTTATACAATAACAACTTGCTTTAATAGACCAGGAAACGGAACTTATGTTCATCCTATTCATAATAGAGTAATTTCAGTTAGGGAAGCAGCAAGATTTCAAACTTTCCAAGATGATTATTATTTTTATGGAAATAAAAAAGAAATTCTTAATCAAGTAGGAAATGCAGTTCCTGTTTTTTTAGCTTATCAGATTGGAAAAAAAATAAAAGATAAAATAGGTTGCTATAAATCGGTAGATTTATTTTGTGGAGCAGGCGGAATGACGACAGGATTTAAAAAGGCTGGAATTATATCGCTACTAGGCAACGATATAGATAAAAGTGCTTGCATTACGCTAAAAGTTAATAATCCTGAAATCAATGTTTTGTGTGGAGATATTACTCAACAAGCAATAAAAAATAAAATAAGTAGTATTGCATTAGAACAAGGTGCGGATATTATTTGTGGTGGGCCGCCTTGTCAAGGGTTTTCTATGGCAGGTTTTAGAGCTGATAATGACCCAAGAAATCAGCTTTTTCGTGATTTTATCGATGTTATAAAAAAGGTTAAGCCTAAAATAATAGTTTTTGAAAATGTAGAGGGGCTTTTGAGCTACCAAAAAGGGAAAATATATAAAGAAATTCATCAATTATTTTCAGAATTAGGATACAATACAAATGGTAGAGTTATGTTTGCAAACGAGTTTGGTGTTTCACAAAAAAGAAGAAGAGTTATAATTATATGTGCAAGAGATGATTTAAATATTATGCCGAGCGAACTTTTTCCGCAACCAATTACAATTGAAGCAAAAAAACAAATTACGGCAAAAGACACAATAAAAGATTTAGAAATAATTGAATGCAGTGAAAGTGCAAAATATAAATCAAATAATGTCAACACTGCAACTATTGATTTTTTAAGAAATCACTTATCGTATGAAGATTATATAGCAAAAATACAAGATTGA
- a CDS encoding TaqI-like C-terminal specificity domain-containing protein has translation MTNNFLHSIKIIQENNKFVNAKQALCSLLISKTKKTKTIDIVTDFCNKPNETISVKIKNIINKNNGNAIIAISENDFLTLDKLRKFPSVKDLDFIINSRGELDLTADRKYFNEIKNGIPLVRGRDIGLFSLKENSIINYVSQDFIKKTQKKEYIKCVRIACQQIANIHKDRRVIFAHIPTDYILANSCNFIYITPNKYNIDTYSILGLFNSKTINWLFKLTSTNNHINNYEIDNFPIPINSKFLEQISKKTKKYLETKNDKLLDEIEKLSILAYEL, from the coding sequence TTGACAAATAATTTTCTTCACTCTATAAAAATAATTCAAGAAAATAATAAATTTGTTAATGCAAAACAAGCATTATGTTCCTTGCTGATTTCTAAAACAAAAAAGACAAAAACCATTGATATAGTTACAGATTTTTGCAATAAGCCAAATGAAACAATATCAGTTAAAATAAAAAATATTATCAATAAAAATAATGGAAATGCTATTATTGCGATTTCAGAAAATGACTTTTTAACGCTAGACAAATTGCGAAAATTTCCAAGCGTTAAAGATTTGGATTTTATTATCAATTCTAGAGGTGAGCTAGATTTAACTGCCGATAGAAAATATTTTAATGAAATAAAGAATGGCATTCCGTTGGTTAGGGGAAGAGATATTGGGTTGTTTAGCTTAAAAGAAAATAGTATAATAAACTATGTGTCGCAAGATTTTATAAAAAAAACACAAAAAAAAGAATATATAAAATGTGTAAGAATAGCGTGTCAACAAATTGCAAATATACATAAAGATAGAAGAGTTATTTTTGCTCATATTCCAACAGATTATATATTAGCAAATTCTTGTAATTTCATATATATTACACCAAACAAATATAATATAGATACTTATTCAATTCTTGGGTTGTTTAATTCAAAAACTATAAATTGGTTATTCAAACTTACAAGCACAAATAATCATATAAATAACTATGAAATAGATAATTTCCCAATTCCTATCAATTCAAAATTTTTAGAACAAATATCTAAAAAAACAAAAAAATATCTTGAAACAAAAAATGATAAACTACTTGATGAAATAGAAAAACTATCTATTTTAGCATACGAGCTGTAA
- a CDS encoding OriC activity response regulator — MKILIIEDDLALARSISHNLHDLGHFCEIISSISEENKEPYDVILVSSKVCTQGRCEHFVRYNSKQIIIMMASHVNEDGVNKPIQAGARDYILKPFKMDELLRKIQYHKAYQEMTARLGFYENYLDFIHAELPLPKDFSYRPPFIIHTPSQELANAYLLQYAKERQMDFSFFSLKDTTWKELYKNKDKLERPFYIMHLEELKKDEQLKLLELARSCPIVLSYTHKEPLEFPKIVSIECGNKPLSLFNNNTTFLSIQEYEKEAIRHFSSTCTDTELASKLGISRKSLWEKRRKYNLPRK, encoded by the coding sequence ATGAAAATCTTAATCATTGAAGACGATTTAGCGCTAGCTAGGAGTATTTCGCATAATTTGCATGATTTAGGGCATTTTTGCGAGATCATCTCTAGCATTTCAGAAGAAAATAAAGAGCCTTATGATGTGATTTTAGTTTCTTCTAAAGTTTGCACTCAAGGGCGTTGCGAACATTTTGTGCGTTATAATTCCAAGCAAATCATTATCATGATGGCTTCGCATGTCAATGAAGATGGCGTGAATAAACCCATTCAAGCGGGAGCGAGAGATTATATTCTAAAACCTTTTAAAATGGATGAATTGTTGCGTAAAATCCAATACCACAAAGCCTATCAAGAAATGACCGCTCGCTTGGGATTTTATGAAAATTACTTAGACTTTATCCATGCGGAATTGCCCTTGCCTAAAGATTTTTCTTACCGGCCGCCCTTTATCATCCACACGCCCTCTCAAGAGCTTGCGAACGCTTATTTATTGCAATACGCTAAAGAAAGGCAAATGGATTTTTCTTTTTTCTCTTTAAAGGATACCACTTGGAAAGAACTATACAAGAATAAAGACAAACTAGAACGCCCTTTTTACATCATGCATTTAGAAGAGCTTAAAAAAGATGAGCAATTGAAATTGCTAGAATTGGCCCGTTCATGCCCCATTGTTTTGTCCTATACCCATAAAGAGCCATTAGAATTTCCTAAAATTGTGAGCATTGAATGCGGCAATAAACCCCTATCTTTGTTCAACAATAACACGACCTTTCTTTCCATTCAAGAATACGAAAAGGAAGCGATTAGGCATTTTTCTTCTACTTGCACCGATACAGAATTAGCCAGCAAGCTTGGCATTAGCCGTAAAAGCCTTTGGGAAAAACGCCGGAAGTATAACTTACCGCGCAAGTAG
- the pgsA gene encoding CDP-diacylglycerol--glycerol-3-phosphate 3-phosphatidyltransferase → MKVLKLLPNFLTILRIVLSLFLLFLLLNTRTYFSFLTPFHINMISSLVFLFAALTDLLDGYIARSYKAKSRFGEIFDPLADKILILSAFLGLVHLDRVNAWIPFVILGREFFISGLRVLAANEKKDIPVNALGKYKTVSQVVAIGALLANLTYSYVLVAIAVFLTLYSGIDYTIKYYKS, encoded by the coding sequence ATGAAAGTTTTAAAACTCCTGCCTAATTTTTTGACGATTTTACGCATTGTCTTATCCTTATTTTTATTATTTTTATTGTTAAACACGCGCACTTATTTTAGTTTTTTAACCCCCTTTCACATTAACATGATCTCTTCATTGGTTTTTTTATTTGCCGCGCTCACGGATTTATTGGACGGCTACATCGCTAGAAGCTATAAAGCCAAATCGCGCTTTGGGGAAATCTTTGATCCTTTAGCGGATAAAATCCTTATTTTGAGCGCGTTTTTAGGGTTAGTCCATTTGGATCGTGTGAATGCGTGGATCCCGTTTGTGATTTTAGGGCGTGAATTTTTTATTTCAGGGCTTAGAGTCTTAGCCGCTAATGAAAAAAAGGATATTCCTGTCAATGCGTTAGGCAAGTATAAAACCGTTTCTCAAGTCGTAGCGATTGGCGCTTTATTAGCCAATTTAACTTACTCTTATGTGCTTGTGGCTATAGCGGTTTTTTTAACCCTTTATTCGGGGATAGATTACACCATTAAATATTATAAATCTTAA
- a CDS encoding amino acid permease: MDNQKITHQNTTQKQGELKRDMKMRHLLMIAFGGAIGTGLFVGTGGNIASAGPLGTLIAYGFGGLVVYCIMLSLGELASVYPTTGSFGDYAAKFIGPGTGYMVFWMYWLGWVITVALEYIAIGMLMQRWFANIPIHYWVILCIALVFLLNFFSVKIFAEGEFFFSLIKVLAVIAFIGIGVIGIIYQIYLHGFSSIFDNFHFGDKGFFPNGSAAVFSAMLAVIFAFTGTEVIGVAVGETKNASEVMPKAIKATLWRIVFFFLGSVFVISVFLPMSDSSIAQSPFVSVLERINLPFIGMGIPYVADIMNAVIITAMFSTANSGLYGASRMIYGLSKQKMFFKVFSQLNRQGTPTYAMLFSLSFSLIGLLVQIYAKENVVEALINVISFTVIIVWVSVSVSQYSFRKQYLKAGHSLEDLPYKAPFLPFLQLIGITGCIIGVIGSAMDKDQRIGMILTIVFAVVCYIGYYFTQKANENNKKDLI, from the coding sequence ATGGACAATCAAAAGATAACGCATCAAAATACCACGCAAAAACAAGGCGAGCTTAAAAGAGACATGAAAATGCGCCATCTCTTGATGATTGCCTTTGGGGGAGCGATTGGCACAGGGCTTTTTGTAGGCACTGGAGGTAATATTGCGAGCGCTGGCCCTTTAGGGACTTTGATCGCTTATGGTTTTGGAGGGCTTGTGGTTTATTGCATCATGCTCTCTTTAGGCGAATTGGCTAGCGTTTATCCCACTACGGGCAGTTTTGGGGATTATGCGGCTAAATTCATAGGCCCTGGCACGGGCTATATGGTTTTTTGGATGTATTGGCTTGGCTGGGTGATCACGGTGGCGCTAGAATACATCGCTATAGGCATGCTCATGCAACGCTGGTTTGCTAATATTCCCATCCATTATTGGGTTATTTTATGCATTGCGTTGGTTTTTTTATTGAACTTTTTTTCGGTTAAAATTTTTGCCGAGGGCGAGTTTTTCTTTAGCCTGATTAAAGTTTTAGCAGTGATCGCTTTTATAGGCATTGGCGTAATTGGGATCATTTATCAAATCTATTTGCATGGGTTTAGTTCTATTTTTGATAATTTCCATTTTGGCGATAAGGGGTTTTTCCCTAACGGGAGCGCGGCGGTTTTTAGCGCGATGCTCGCTGTCATTTTTGCCTTCACTGGCACAGAGGTGATTGGGGTGGCTGTGGGAGAGACTAAAAACGCTAGCGAAGTGATGCCTAAAGCGATTAAAGCGACCTTGTGGCGGATTGTCTTTTTCTTTTTAGGCTCTGTGTTTGTCATTTCTGTTTTTTTACCCATGAGCGATTCTTCTATCGCGCAAAGCCCCTTTGTGAGCGTTTTAGAACGCATCAACTTGCCCTTTATTGGCATGGGTATCCCTTATGTGGCTGATATAATGAACGCTGTTATCATTACGGCGATGTTTTCTACCGCTAATTCAGGGCTTTATGGAGCGAGTCGCATGATTTATGGGCTGTCCAAACAAAAGATGTTTTTTAAGGTTTTTTCCCAACTCAACCGACAAGGCACGCCCACTTATGCGATGCTTTTTTCCCTTTCTTTTTCTCTCATAGGGCTTTTAGTCCAAATTTATGCCAAAGAAAATGTCGTGGAAGCTTTGATCAATGTGATCAGTTTCACGGTGATTATTGTGTGGGTTAGCGTGTCCGTTTCGCAATATTCTTTCCGCAAGCAATACTTAAAAGCCGGGCATTCTTTAGAGGATTTGCCTTATAAAGCCCCTTTCTTGCCCTTTTTGCAACTCATAGGGATCACTGGGTGTATTATCGGCGTGATCGGTTCAGCTATGGATAAGGATCAACGCATCGGGATGATTTTAACGATTGTTTTTGCTGTTGTGTGTTACATTGGATACTATTTTACACAAAAAGCTAATGAAAATAACAAAAAAGATTTGATATAA